One window of Flavobacteriales bacterium genomic DNA carries:
- a CDS encoding proline dehydrogenase family protein — translation MGDTRTAFAQKSDRDLWQALWLFRIIGTPWLTSLGSALTKMALALHLPVKGIVKATIFKQFCGGETIEESLVTAHRLAEKRVGTILDYSVEGEDDQSAMDATAAEILRTVAAAKGNPDIPFSVFKPSGVIRTDVLEKVSAGAKLTADEAAAWERGRKRVESICEAAHAADVPVLVDAEESWTQDALDVLVTEMMRRFNGQRAIVYNTVQLYRHDRLAFLRKEAEIAKAGGYHLGMKYVRGAYMEKERERAAEKGYPDPIGATKASVDADFDDALRYAAEHIGHMAVLVGTHNEESTLLMARLMHGTGLAKDDPRIHFGQLLGMSDNISYNMALAGFNVVKYVPYGPVRKVLPYLIRRAEENTSTKGQTGRELSLILAERKRRAGPADR, via the coding sequence ATGGGCGACACCCGCACGGCCTTCGCCCAAAAGAGCGATCGCGACCTCTGGCAGGCGTTGTGGCTGTTCCGCATCATCGGCACCCCTTGGCTCACCTCCTTGGGCAGTGCGCTCACCAAGATGGCCTTGGCGCTGCACCTGCCGGTGAAAGGCATTGTGAAGGCCACCATCTTCAAGCAGTTCTGCGGTGGGGAGACCATCGAAGAGTCATTGGTGACGGCCCATAGGCTGGCGGAGAAGCGCGTGGGCACCATCTTGGACTATAGCGTGGAGGGCGAGGATGACCAGAGCGCCATGGATGCCACGGCAGCGGAGATCCTGCGCACCGTCGCGGCTGCCAAGGGAAATCCCGATATCCCGTTCTCCGTTTTCAAGCCCTCCGGCGTGATCCGTACGGACGTGCTGGAGAAGGTGTCCGCCGGGGCGAAGCTCACCGCTGATGAAGCTGCGGCCTGGGAACGTGGCCGGAAGCGTGTTGAAAGCATCTGCGAAGCCGCCCATGCCGCCGATGTGCCCGTATTGGTGGACGCCGAGGAAAGCTGGACCCAGGACGCACTTGATGTGCTCGTCACGGAAATGATGCGGCGCTTCAACGGCCAACGCGCCATCGTATATAACACGGTCCAACTCTACCGGCACGACCGCTTGGCCTTTCTTCGGAAGGAGGCGGAGATCGCGAAGGCCGGGGGATACCACCTGGGGATGAAGTACGTGCGCGGGGCCTACATGGAAAAGGAGCGGGAACGAGCAGCGGAGAAAGGCTATCCGGATCCCATCGGTGCGACCAAAGCCTCCGTGGACGCTGACTTTGATGATGCGCTGCGGTATGCCGCCGAGCACATCGGCCACATGGCGGTGCTGGTAGGCACGCACAACGAAGAGAGCACCTTGTTGATGGCGCGGCTCATGCACGGGACCGGACTGGCGAAGGACGATCCACGGATCCACTTCGGGCAGCTGTTGGGCATGAGCGACAACATCAGCTACAACATGGCCCTTGCCGGATTTAACGTGGTGAAGTACGTGCCATACGGACCCGTGCGCAAAGTGCTTCCCTACCTGATCCGCCGGGCGGAGGAGAACACCAGCACGAAGGGACAGACCGGAAGGGAGCTGTCGCTGATACTCGCTGAACGGAAGCGGCGGGCCGGTCCTGCCGACCGCTAA
- a CDS encoding carboxylesterase family protein, with the protein MKTTFLTLTIILFPSLLSAQECGTGRYSTYNYFPQIDSIPGVVFGTNTAVDGTNQTLRMDIYAPANDTLSERPVVVLAFGGSFVTGSRATVSSMCGQLARMGYVAVAMDYRVGFFFPNTSTSMHAVQRCVHDMKGCIRYLRKTVAEDGNPYGIDPDRIIAGGVSAGAIGALQLTYMNEPSELPAPLVADSAALGGMEGTSGPLGYSSDVMACVSLSGALMDTTWVHPGDQPYCGIHETGDGIVPCYTEQINALGLPTGIIVSGDHDINLRMENIAVPSCYLEYPGTGHVGYLNYDPVNSMNFVAHFLSSVVCSTELDCSGATVAVNELKPSMDGMRLYPVPAADAVTVKMPEAGTVQVLDGLGRTVIELNFPSGQNTMDVAALPNGLYLVKVQGATVRTARLVISR; encoded by the coding sequence ATGAAAACAACATTCCTTACCCTCACGATCATCCTGTTCCCCTCCCTGCTCTCCGCCCAGGAGTGCGGCACCGGCCGCTACAGCACGTATAACTATTTTCCCCAGATCGACAGCATCCCGGGGGTGGTCTTTGGCACCAATACCGCGGTTGACGGCACCAACCAGACCCTGCGCATGGACATTTACGCCCCGGCCAACGACACCCTTTCCGAACGGCCCGTGGTGGTGTTGGCCTTTGGCGGCTCATTCGTCACCGGCTCGCGTGCCACCGTGTCATCTATGTGCGGGCAGCTCGCACGCATGGGTTATGTGGCCGTGGCCATGGACTACCGCGTGGGCTTCTTCTTCCCGAACACCAGTACCTCCATGCATGCCGTACAGCGCTGCGTGCATGACATGAAGGGCTGCATCCGTTATCTACGGAAGACCGTGGCCGAGGACGGCAATCCGTACGGGATCGATCCGGACCGCATCATTGCGGGCGGCGTGAGCGCCGGGGCCATCGGTGCATTGCAGCTCACGTACATGAACGAACCCTCTGAATTACCCGCCCCATTGGTGGCGGACAGCGCCGCGTTGGGCGGCATGGAAGGCACCAGCGGGCCCTTGGGCTATTCCAGCGATGTGATGGCCTGCGTCAGTCTCAGTGGCGCGCTGATGGACACCACGTGGGTGCATCCCGGCGACCAGCCCTATTGCGGTATCCATGAGACCGGGGACGGGATCGTGCCCTGCTATACCGAGCAGATCAATGCACTTGGCCTCCCCACCGGCATCATCGTTTCGGGCGACCATGACATCAATTTGCGCATGGAAAATATCGCCGTGCCGAGCTGTTACCTGGAATACCCCGGGACCGGCCATGTGGGCTATCTCAATTATGACCCGGTCAACTCGATGAACTTCGTCGCCCACTTCCTTTCCAGCGTGGTCTGCAGTACGGAACTCGATTGCAGCGGGGCGACCGTGGCCGTGAACGAGCTCAAGCCGTCCATGGACGGAATGCGGCTTTATCCGGTACCCGCCGCCGATGCGGTCACAGTGAAAATGCCGGAGGCCGGCACGGTACAGGTCCTGGACGGGCTTGGCCGGACAGTGATCGAACTGAACTTTCCCTCAGGACAGAACACCATGGACGTGGCTGCACTGCCGAACGGCCTCTATTTGGTGAAGGTCCAAGGAGCCACGGTGCGAACGGCCAGGCTCGTCATCTCCCGGTAG
- a CDS encoding glucosaminidase domain-containing protein, protein MKIQHLLKTGLLALLPVLLASAQGIPGGSAQTPQQYIEKWKSVAVKKMQEHGIPASITLAQGLLESRNGNSVLATEGNNHFGIKCTSDWTGGKVFHDDDKKNDCFRKYRNADQSFEDHSKFLERPRYAQLFELKPTDYKGWAHGLKKCGYATDPRYPSKLIDLIERYQLDNLDKGVDVSYASKGDAPSKAPSGKPAHRSRNSNDDNTVTIGNMRPVELFDGRIKFVRARKGETVKDIADEIQQMPGLVANWNDIAKDGSLEEGQVVYIQPKRNKNKDRESCIADKGETLWGISQRYGVKLNKLAKYNNMGIADPVRAGQKVWLRRPRK, encoded by the coding sequence ATGAAGATCCAACACCTGTTGAAAACCGGTTTGCTGGCGTTACTGCCCGTGCTGCTGGCTTCGGCCCAAGGGATCCCTGGAGGTAGCGCCCAGACGCCCCAGCAGTACATCGAGAAGTGGAAGAGCGTGGCGGTGAAGAAGATGCAGGAACACGGCATCCCGGCCAGCATCACCTTGGCGCAAGGCCTGTTGGAAAGCCGCAACGGCAACAGCGTCCTCGCCACGGAAGGGAACAACCACTTCGGCATCAAGTGCACTTCGGACTGGACCGGCGGAAAGGTGTTCCACGATGACGACAAGAAGAATGACTGTTTCCGCAAATACCGCAATGCCGATCAGAGCTTCGAGGACCATTCCAAGTTTCTTGAGCGACCGCGGTACGCGCAACTTTTCGAGTTGAAGCCCACGGACTACAAGGGCTGGGCCCACGGACTGAAGAAGTGCGGTTACGCCACGGACCCGCGCTACCCGAGCAAGCTGATCGACCTCATCGAGCGCTACCAGTTGGACAACTTGGACAAGGGCGTGGATGTGAGCTACGCCAGTAAGGGCGATGCCCCTAGCAAGGCCCCCAGCGGAAAGCCGGCACACCGTTCACGCAACAGCAATGACGACAATACGGTGACCATCGGTAACATGCGCCCTGTGGAGCTGTTCGATGGCCGCATCAAGTTCGTCCGGGCACGAAAGGGGGAGACGGTGAAGGACATCGCGGACGAGATCCAACAGATGCCGGGCTTGGTGGCCAACTGGAACGACATCGCCAAGGACGGTAGCTTGGAGGAAGGACAGGTGGTGTACATCCAGCCCAAGCGCAACAAGAACAAGGACCGGGAAAGCTGCATCGCGGACAAGGGTGAGACCCTCTGGGGCATCAGCCAACGCTATGGCGTGAAGCTGAATAAGCTGGCGAAGTACAACAACATGGGTATCGCGGATCCCGTGCGGGCTGGGCAGAAGGTGTGGCTGCGGAGGCCGAGGAAGTAA
- the aroB gene encoding 3-dehydroquinate synthase, whose protein sequence is MTSVSHPVLMGEHALAHLDRWLAENSRSTQLFILGDERTMDQCLPELLARTTHLRDAQTILVRSGEQSKDLEVCRALWTHLAERMADRQAVLVNLGGGVITDLGGFVASTYKRGIRFINVPTTVMGMVDAAIGGKNAIDLNSIKNLVGTFADPVATYIHPPFLRSLGKREVLNGVAEMIKHGLVRDVEHWNLVRRAPLHDLDALAPLIQRSADIKAEVVQEDPREQGPRKLLNFGHSIGHGLEAFALESTHRSLLHGEAVAIGMVCATWLSWRMELLDRDRMNAVEEHLMSLYPVFPFQQADHHRIIELMRNDKKNVDDAFRFTLLTGIGSARVDVPINAAQVAEALEHYRLLTPDAAPRHRSKA, encoded by the coding sequence ATGACCTCTGTCAGTCATCCCGTGCTGATGGGCGAGCATGCCTTGGCGCATCTGGACCGTTGGCTCGCGGAAAACTCCCGCAGCACGCAGCTCTTCATACTGGGCGATGAGCGCACCATGGACCAGTGCCTTCCGGAGCTCCTTGCCCGGACAACGCACCTGCGCGATGCGCAGACCATCCTGGTGCGCAGCGGGGAGCAGAGCAAGGACCTCGAAGTGTGCCGCGCCCTCTGGACCCACCTCGCCGAACGCATGGCGGACCGGCAGGCGGTTTTGGTGAATCTGGGCGGAGGGGTGATCACCGACCTCGGCGGTTTCGTGGCCTCCACGTACAAACGGGGCATCCGCTTCATCAATGTCCCCACCACCGTGATGGGCATGGTGGACGCTGCGATCGGCGGCAAGAACGCCATCGACCTGAACAGCATCAAGAACCTCGTCGGGACCTTTGCCGACCCTGTGGCCACCTATATCCATCCGCCTTTCCTGCGCAGCTTGGGCAAGCGTGAAGTGCTCAATGGCGTGGCCGAGATGATCAAGCACGGCCTGGTGCGTGACGTCGAGCATTGGAACCTGGTGCGGCGGGCACCTTTGCATGATCTGGATGCGCTGGCCCCGCTGATCCAGCGATCGGCCGACATCAAGGCCGAGGTGGTGCAGGAAGACCCCCGGGAACAGGGTCCCCGCAAACTGCTCAACTTCGGCCATTCCATAGGCCATGGGCTGGAGGCCTTCGCGTTGGAAAGCACCCACCGCTCCTTGCTGCATGGCGAAGCCGTGGCCATCGGCATGGTCTGCGCCACATGGCTCAGCTGGCGCATGGAATTGCTGGACCGGGACAGGATGAACGCCGTGGAGGAACACCTGATGAGCCTCTACCCTGTGTTCCCGTTCCAACAAGCTGACCACCATCGCATCATCGAGCTGATGCGCAACGACAAGAAGAACGTGGATGACGCGTTCCGGTTCACCTTGCTCACCGGCATCGGGTCCGCCCGTGTGGACGTGCCGATCAACGCCGCACAGGTGGCGGAAGCCTTGGAACATTATCGCCTGTTGACACCGGATGCCGCACCGCGTCACCGTTCGAAGGCCTGA
- a CDS encoding 3-phosphoshikimate 1-carboxyvinyltransferase, whose amino-acid sequence MPHRVTVRRPEGPPRGSTALPPSKSVANRALILAALAGDLQCVKHFGEADDTRILHQLLRDRPAEMHCGDGGTTFRFLLAWACVQEGEKHLITGNPRLLQRPHAPLVEALRELGADITEEANGFQVRGKKMRGGTITLDSPESSQFISALLLVAPCFSEGLELQWTGLRLSGPYVRMTLEMLGRFGAHAFEDDVAIRVESGPLTAAEMYIPADWSAAAFWFEVAALAPGTDLHFIDMAGPSLQGDEEAISLFIRYTHCTLLGKKLILHGRNWEGPDPYHADLTDTPDLFQPLAFALAGLGIAAEFTGLHNLPLKETDRLKAVAEALRTLGCSAEYDGGTFKLQGGVTNLRPPPFDPQGDHRMAMALAPLALVCDEVTILRPEVVNKSYPGFWEDMKHAGFSVEFSQGV is encoded by the coding sequence ATGCCGCACCGCGTCACCGTTCGAAGGCCTGAGGGGCCGCCGCGTGGGAGCACCGCCCTGCCGCCCAGCAAGAGCGTGGCCAACCGCGCGCTGATCCTTGCGGCGTTGGCGGGCGATCTTCAATGCGTGAAGCACTTCGGCGAAGCGGATGATACCCGTATACTGCATCAGCTGCTGCGCGACCGGCCTGCGGAAATGCACTGTGGTGACGGCGGCACCACGTTCCGCTTCCTGCTCGCATGGGCCTGTGTGCAGGAGGGCGAAAAGCACCTCATCACCGGCAACCCGCGCCTGCTGCAACGGCCGCATGCACCATTGGTAGAGGCGCTGCGTGAACTCGGTGCGGACATTACGGAAGAAGCAAACGGATTCCAGGTGCGGGGGAAGAAAATGCGCGGCGGAACGATCACTCTGGACTCCCCGGAAAGCAGCCAGTTCATCAGTGCCTTGTTGCTGGTGGCACCGTGCTTTTCCGAAGGCCTTGAACTGCAATGGACCGGCTTGCGGCTCAGCGGGCCGTATGTGCGGATGACGCTGGAAATGCTGGGGCGGTTCGGCGCGCATGCTTTTGAGGACGATGTTGCGATCCGTGTGGAAAGCGGACCGCTGACAGCGGCAGAAATGTACATTCCCGCCGACTGGAGCGCAGCGGCGTTCTGGTTCGAGGTCGCTGCGCTTGCACCTGGAACGGATCTGCATTTCATCGACATGGCCGGCCCAAGCTTGCAGGGCGATGAGGAGGCGATCTCGCTTTTCATCCGCTACACGCATTGCACCCTTTTGGGAAAAAAACTCATCCTGCACGGGAGGAACTGGGAGGGCCCCGATCCGTACCACGCCGACCTGACGGACACCCCGGATCTTTTCCAACCGCTGGCATTCGCATTGGCCGGCCTGGGAATAGCGGCGGAATTCACCGGCCTTCACAACCTCCCGCTCAAAGAGACCGATCGCCTGAAAGCTGTCGCCGAAGCTCTGAGAACATTGGGCTGTTCCGCGGAATACGATGGTGGCACCTTCAAACTGCAAGGCGGGGTGACCAACCTGCGGCCCCCGCCCTTCGACCCGCAAGGCGACCACCGCATGGCCATGGCATTGGCCCCGCTGGCATTGGTGTGCGATGAGGTGACCATCCTGCGGCCTGAGGTGGTGAACAAATCCTATCCGGGCTTCTGGGAGGATATGAAGCACGCAGGTTTCTCCGTGGAGTTCTCTCAAGGGGTTTGA